In the genome of Gemmatimonadales bacterium, the window CGGTCGACAACGCTCGCGCCGGTGGCGGCGTGACACTCCTCGAGTTGATGACGTACCGCCGGAAGGGGCATGCGGAGCATGACTCCCAGAGCTACGTCCCGCCCGGCGAAATCGAGACATGGGCGGCGACCAACGATCCGGTCGATCGCTATGTGGCGCGCCTCGCCGACGAATTCGGTTTCGACGCATCCGAACTCGCGGCGATTGATGACGAGGTGCGCGCGACCGTCGACGCCGTGACGGACGAAGCGGAGTCCGCCCCGCCGTGCGACGGCCCCGATGCGCTCCGCGGCGTGTACGCCGATCCGGGGGAGATGCCCGTGCTCTGGTATCGCGGAGAGGCGTCGAGTGCGGTGACCGCGCACGAGCGCCCGGTCTCGTGGGGGACGCACGATGGCTGAGATCACCTTTGTCGAGGCGATTCGCGAGGGATTGCTGGAAGAGATGGAACGCGACCCGAACGTCTTCTGTCTCGGCGAGGACATCGGCCGGTACGGCGGCGCGTTCAAGGCGACCGACGGACTCCTCGACCGGTTTGGCGAGGGACGCGTGATCGACGCGCCGATTTCGGAAGCCGCGATCGTCGGCGCTGCCGCGGGCGCCGCGCACTACGGCATGCGACCGGTCTGCGAGATGCAGTTCATCGATTTCATCTCATGCGCATACGACATGCTGACCAACTACGTCGCGACCGCGCGCTACCGAGCGATGTTGCCCTGCCCGATCGTCGTGCGCGGTCCGTCGGGTGGCTACGTCCGGGGCGGGCCGTTCCACTCGCAGAATCCCGAAGCGGCGTTTCTGCACACTCCCGGTCTCAAGATCGCCTATCCGTCGACCGCCGAAGACGCCAAGGGAATGTTGAAGGCGGCGATCCGCGACGACGATCCCGTGCTCTTCTTCGAGCACAAGTATCTCTATCGACGGATCAAGGGGACGATGCCGTCCGGCGATCATGTCGTGCCGCTCGGGAAGGCCCGCGTCGCCCGCGAAGGGCGCGATCTGTCGATCATCACCTACGCGGCGACGGTCTGGAAGGCGCTGGAAGCAGCGGAGGAACTGGAGCGGTCGGACGGCCTGTCGGTCGAGGTAATCGATCTGCGCTCCTTGCTGCCGCTCGATGACGATGCCATCGTTGCCACGGTGCGGAAGACCAATCGAGTGCTCGTGGTGCATGAGGACACGGTGACCGGCGGCATCGCCGGCGAAATCACTGCGCGGATCAACGAGCTCTGCTTCGAGTGGCTCGACGCGCCGGTGCGGCGTGTCGCCGCGCACGACGTGCCGTTGCCGTACGCGCCCCCGCTCGAGGATTTCGTCCTCCCGCAAACATCGGATATTGTGCGCGCGAGCCGCTGGCTCGCCGCCTACTGAACGCAGTCGAACAGGAGTCAACGTGGCGCGAATTGATGTCATCATGCCGCAAATGGGCGAATCGATCGCCGAAGGAACGATGTCGAAGTGGCTCAAGAAGGTCGGTGACGCCGTGAAGCGCGACGAGCCGATCTTCGAGATCTCCACCGACAAGGTCGACGCAGAGATTCCTGCGCCGAACGGCGGCGTGCTGACCGAAGTCCTGGTCACCGAGGGGCAGACCGTCGCGGTGGGGACGATCGTCGGGCGGATCGAGACCGAAGCTGGCGCGGCGGCCGCGGCCTCCGCGCCGGCGACGAGTGCACCGGCTCCCGCCGCACCGCCGGCGAAGGCGCCGGAACCGGCACCGGCAAGGGCAGCGACACCGGTACCGGCCGCGAAGCCGGCACCCGCACCGGCAGCATCGAGCGCGCCAGAACCAGCCGCGGGGACCGAGTCGGCGGAGGATCGCCTCAAGCGGAAATCAACGCCGCTGGTGCGCAAGATGGTCGAAGAGCATCACCTCGATCTCGGGGCGATTCCCGGAAGCGGATCGGCGGGTCGGGTGACCAAACAGGATGTCCTGAGCTATCTCGAGTCGGGTGCGCCCGCTCCGGAGCCATCGCGTGCTGCCGACCTGGCACCCGCGGCGATGAGCACGTCGTCGGTGGCACCGGCCGCCCCCTCGGCACCGGTCTCCGTCCCGGCCAGCGCGACCGTGGCGGCGTGGGAGGGCGATCGCGTCGAACCGTGGAGCAGGATTCGCAAGCTCACCGCCGACCACATGGTGATGTCGCGCCGGGTGTCCGCGCACGTCAATTCGCTGATCGAAATCGACTTCACGCACGTGGCCCAGGTCCGCAAGCGGTATCGCGACGTCTACGCCGAGCGCGGCGTCAACCTGACGTTCCTGGCATTCATCGCCAAGGCGATCGCGGAGAATCTCCGCAAGCATCCGATCGTCAACGCCGCGGTGTCCGGCGACAATACCATCTATCGCCGCGACATCAATCTCGGCATCGCCGTGGCGCTCGACTGGGGCCTGATCGTCCCGGTGGTTCGCCACGCGGACGAGTTGTCGCTGCTCGGCATCGCGCGCGCGGTACAGGATCTGGCCGAGCGCGCCCGGGGCAAGCGGCTCAATCCCGACGACGTGCAGAAGGGGACATTCACCATCACCAATCCGGGTGGCTTCGGCACCTACGTCGGCACGCCGGTGATCAACCAGCCGCAGGTCGCGATTCTCGCCGTCGGTGCGATCGAGAAGCGGCCGTCGGTGGTGACCCTTCCCGACGGCAGCGACACGATCGGCGTACGCACCAAGGGAATGTTCTGCCTTGCGTACGATCATCGCGTGGTCGACGGTGCGGATGCCGACCGATTCCTCGCGGATGTTCGCAAGACGTTGCACACCTTCCCGGAGCATCAGGGGTAGCTGGCGCGGTGCAGGTGAGGCAGGTCGCACGACGCGGTGGCGTCATCAAGGAGGTACTGTGGCGCGGCAGATACGGGATGCAGCGGGGGCGATCTGGGAAGTGGTGCCCAGTGGTCGCCGGACGCAGTACGGCGCCGACGAGTCGTCGCTGGAATTCCAGCGAATCGGCGGCAACGGTGAACTTCGTTTCGCCCGCTATTCTCCCCGCGGCGCCAAGGCGCTGGAGATTGCGCTTGAAGAGGCGACGGACCAGGCGCTGCAAACGCTGTTGTCGCAATCGCAGCCGGCGTGGACATCGCCGGACGGGAGCTACGGCCGCCTGACGTGATCGATCTCCACTGCCATTCGACGGCATCGGACGGTCTTCTCTCGCCCGCCGACGTTGTCGCTGCCGCGGCGGCGGCCGGACTCATGGCGGTGGCCCTGACCGACCACGACACCCTCGCCGGCCTTCCCGAGGCGCGCGTCACCGCCGCGAGGCTCGGCGTCGAACTGATCGGTGGATGCGAATTCTCCGTCGGCGTCACGTGGGGAGAGATGCATCTACTGGCGTACTTCCTCGAGCCCGGAACTGTGGCGGTCGAAGCCGCCCTCGCCGACGCGCGCGCCGATCGGTCGCGCCGCGCCTCCGCCATGGTGACACAACTCTCCCGCCTCGGCGTCCCGCTGACACTCGATGATGTCCGGACCGAGGCGAATGGTGGCGCGATGGGTCGACCCCATGTTGCTCGCGCGTTGCATCGGCGTGGCCACGTCCCGTCGGTGCAGGCGGCGTTCGATCGATACATCGGCCGCGGTCGCCCGGCGTTCGTCGAGAAGGAACTTCCGGCGTTCAGTGCGATCGCCGAGCTGGTTCACCGGTGCGGCGGAATCGTGTCGGCGGCGCACCTCAAGGGGTACGGCACCAGGAACAACCTCGAGCGGCTGAAGCACGAGGGGCTCGACGCCGTCGAAACGCGGCACCCCAGTCATCACGGCGACACCCTCGCGACGATCACCGAGGCTGCGTTGTCGCTCGACCTCGCGCGCACCGGAGGGTCGGACTGGCACGGCGAAACGGACCCGAGCGGAACCCACGCCACGCTCGGTTCGCAGCATGTACCCGACGAATGGCTCGTCGCGTTGCGGGCGCGGGCCGCAGCACGCGCCGGGAACGGTTGAATGGAACTCGACGGGCGAGTGGCACTCGTGACCGGCGGGGCTGTCCGGCTCGGTCGCGCGTTCGCCGAGGCGCTGGCGGGGCGCGGGATGCGCGTCGCCGTGCATTACGGTTCGTCGAGCAGGGAAGCCGACGAAGTGGTGGCGGCGCTGCGATCACGCGGCGCCGATGCGGCTGCGTTCGGTGCCGATCTTCGTGACGTGTCGGCGGCGCTGAAGCTGGTCGATGATGTGGTGCAGCACTTCGGACAGCTTGACCTGCTGCTCAATTCGGCCGCGGTGATGGAACGGATCGGTGTTGCGGATACATCGGCCGAGCAGTGGGACGATGTCCTCAATCTCAATCTTCGCGCCCCGTTCTTTCTCGCACAGCGTGCCGCTCCGCATCTCGCGAAAACCCACGGCACGATCATCAACATGGCCGACCTCGGCGGACTCGAGCCGTGGCCCGGCTACGCTGCCCATTCAATCAGCAAGGCGGGAGTGGTGATGTTGACCAAGGTCCTCGCCACGGCGCTCGCCCCGGATGTCCGCGTCAACGCGCTCGCGCCCGGGACCGTCATGGTGCCGGATGACTTCGACAAGGCGAAGCGGGACTTTCTCTCGGCAACCACGCCGATGCAGCGCCTCGGGACGCCCGAGGATGCCGTGCAGGCGATGCTCTTCCTCGCCGAGCGGGCAGATTTCATCACGGGAGAGATCCTCGTGGTTGACGGCGGGCGAGTATTGCGCCGATGATCGCGCTCGGTGACGTGGCGATCATGGGCGGCGGCTGCTATGGCACCTTCTATCTCGAACAGCTGGAATCGGCACGCGCCAGGGGCGCGGCGACGATTCGCCAGGTCCTGGTCGTCGATCACGATGCGGGATGCCAAGCGGCGCCCGCGATCGGGGCGGGGAGTACGCTCGTCGTTGCCGACTGGGGTGATTTTCTCGACCGCTGGCTCGGCGACCAGTCGCGCGATCGCGATGGCCTCGCCGACACAATTGTCCCAACGCCGCTCATGCCGCACCTTCTGGCGCAGTGGCTGGAGCGGGCGGCGCGAAACCGGTGGCCCGACCGTGACGTCGCCCTCGTGGCCGCCGACGAACCACTCGGAACACCGTTCGACCGACTCGGCGCGGATGGCGTGCGGTACGTGTCGTTCGCGGACTGGATCTGCCCGATGCACTGCGTCGAACCGCTCATCTGCCCGATGATCAAGGCGCCGCGCACCTGGGAGATGGAAGACTCGGTAACCGACTGGACGACACGACACGGTGCATCCCGACCGACAGCCGGCCCGGCACTCTTCACCTGCCGGCACGCCGTGTATGGCGTCGGCATGTATCCTGCCCGTATCGCGACCGAGGCGTTCGAGGCCTTTGTTCCGGTGGCCAGCGCCGACACAGGTGGCGACCTCGTGATCGGGTCGATCTCCGCATGCCACGGCGCGATCGCGTTGCTGCGGGTTGGTCCCGCAGTGCGAGCGGTCGCGGCGTGATCCTCCCCGCGGAGGGGAACCGTCGGTTGTTCTATATTCGCACGGCACAGATGCGGTGAACCATTGACCTCCGGTGACGATTCGCGATGACCGACCCCTTTGCTCCGCCCCCTGACGAAATCGGCACTGAATTCGACGTGATCATCATCGGCGCCGGCCCCGCGGGGCTCTGCGCCGCGATGTACTCCGGCCGCGGCATGCTCCGGGCGGTCGTGCTCGAGCGCGGCATCCCCGGCGGCGAGCTTCTCAATACCGAGAAGGTCGAGGACTACCCGGGATTCGTCTCGATTCTCGGTCCCGATCTGGCCGAGAAGATGACCGTGCACGCCAAGGAGTTCGGCGCCGACATCCGGATGGAGGAAGCGACGTCAATCGTCCGGCGCGACGACGGGATCTTCGAGGTCACTACGATGAGCGGTGCCGTCTTCACCGCACCGGCGGTGATCCTCACGGCCGGCGGCACGCCAAACAAGCTCGGTGTCCCGGGCGAAGCAGAGTACGCGGGGAAGGGCGTCTCCTACTGCGCGGTATGTGACGGCGCATTCTTCAAGGGCGAGACGATCGCGGTGATCGGTGGTGGCGATGCCGCGGTCGAAGAGGCCGACTATCTCACTCGCTATGCGGCGAAGGTGTACATCGTGCATCGGCGCGAGGAATTCCGCGCCGCTCGCGTGCTGCAGGAACGGGCGTTCTTCAATCCGAAGATCGAGGTCCTCTGGAACCGGAAGGTGCTGGAGATGCTCGGGGACGGTCGCGGATTGCAGCGGCTGACGATGGAAGACACGACCAGCGGCGAAGTGTCCGAACTCCCGGTGACCGGCGCCTTCGTGTTCATCGGCTTCACCCCGAACTCCGGGCTCGTGAAGCAGCACATCGAGCACGATCCCGCCGGGTACCTGATCACCAATGACCGGATGGAAACGTCGATTCCCGGCCTCTTCGCCGCGGGCGATCTCCGGGTGCAGCTCACCCGCCAGGTCACGACTGCCGTTGGTGATGCCACGACCGCCGCGATTGCCGTCGAGAAGTTCCTCGCGGCCCGGAAAGAGGTCAATCCGGTCTGACCGGAGTGCCGTATACATTTCCCGGCATGACGACCCGCACCGAAAAAGATCCGCTCGGCGAGAAGCAGGTGCCCGCCGACGCCCTGTACGGCATCCAGACCCTTCGCGCCGCCGAGAACTTCCCCATCTCCGGGCTCCCACCGCTCCCCGCGTTTGTCGACGCGGTCGTGATGATCAAGCGGTCCGCCGCCGAAACCCATCGCGAAACGGGACGCCTCGACGCGAAATACGCCGACGCGATCATCCGCGCCGCCGACGAGATTCTCGCCGGGCAACATCGCGAGCAGTTCATCGTCGATCCGTATCAGGCCGGTGCCGGCACGTCGCACAACATGAACGTGAACGAGGTCCTCGCCAATCGCGCCAACGAACTGCTCGGCGCGCCGCGCGGCAAGTACTCGCCGATTCATCCCAACGATCACGTCAACATGGCGCAGTCGACCAACGACGTGATTCCGACGGCGATGCGCCTCGCCACGTTGCGCACGCTCCCCGCGCTCCTCGCCGCGATGGAAGGACTCGAGCACTCGTTTCTCGCCAAGGGGAAGGAATTCGACGGGGTGATGAAATCGGGGCGCACGCACCTGCAGGATGCGACGCCGATCCGCCTCGGGCAGGAGTTCACCGCGTACGGGCACACGGTATCACGACACCGGCAGAAGCTCTCCGAGGCGTCGCACTGGCTGCGAGCGATGAACATCGGCGGGACCGCGGTGGGCACCGGAATCAACGCCGAGAAGACCTATCCGGGATTGATGGTGAAGTACCTCAAGGCACTCACCGGCCTCGAGCTCGAGGAGTCGACCGATCGCATCCAGTTGATGCAATCGATGGGCGACATCGCGACCTTCAGCGGTGCGGTGCGCGCCTTTGTCCTCGATCTCGGCAAGATCGCCGACGACATCCGGCTCCTCGCATCGGGACCGCGCACCGGACTCGCGGAGATTCTCCTCCCGGCGGTGCAGCCGGGGTCGAGCATCATGCCGGGGAAGGTCAACCCGTCGATCGCGGAGATGGTGAATCAGGTCTGCTACCAGGTGATCGGCCTCGACACCACGGTCGCGATGGCGTCGAAGGCGGGCCAGCTCGAACTCAACGTGATGATGCCGGTGATCACGCACAACATCGTCTTTGCGCTGATGATTCTCGCGCGCGCAGTTGAGACCTTCGACGAGCGATGCATTCGCGGCATCGAGGCCGATGCCGCGCAGTGTGCCTACTGGCTCGAACGGAGTCCCGCGCTGGTGACCGCGCTCGCGCCGAAGATCGGCTACGCAGAGGCCGCCAAGCTCGCCAAGGAAGCGATCGCGACCGGGCTCACCGTGAAGCAGCTGGTGGTCGAGAAGAAGATTCTCGAAGGACGCGAACTCGATGAGGTGCTTGACCTGCACGCCATGACCGAGCTGGGCGTGCCCGGCGGTAAGGGCCTCCCGGGCGGCGGATGACCATCGGCACGCAGCGCTGGCGGCAGCTGGCGCTCCTTGCCGTCGCAGAATTGCTCGGCATGTCGGTCTGGTTCGCCGGGACCGCGGTTGCTCCAGCGCTGCGCGTCACACTCTCCCTCTCCGCCAGTCAATCGGCGTGGCTCACGTCGGCGGTCCAGCTCGGCTTTGTAGCGGGCACGCTGGTCGCCGCCGTGCTCAATCTCTCCGACATCATTCCGTTGCGCTGGTACGTCGCGGCGGCAGCCGTGCTCGCCGCGCTGGCGAACGCCGCGCTGATTCCATCGCACACCTTTGCTGTTGCGGTCGCCACCCGCGCGCTCACGGGGATGGCGCTCGCCGGCGTCTACCCTCCAGCGATGAAGATGGCCGCGACGTGGTTTCGAGCCGAACGGGGGCTGGCGATCGGCGCGGTGGTCGGCGCGCTCACCATGGGAAAGGCGACGCCGTACCTCCTCGAAGGCGGCAATCATCTTCCGTTTCGCGCCGTCGTGCTCGTTCCGTCGGTCGCCGCACTCGTTGCCGCACTCCTGATCGCTCGGTGGTACCGCGACGGTCCCCACGCGTTTCCCGCGCGACCCTTTTCCTGGGGACTGATCGGTGAGGTGGCACGCCAGCCGATCCTCCGCGAAGTCACCGGCGGGTACCTCGGTCACATGTGGGAACTGTACGCTTTCTGGGCCTGGATCCCGGCGTATCTGGCCGCGTCGTTCGCTGCCGCCGGCGGAAGCCGCGACGTCGGCGCGTGGGCTTATTGCTGTGTCGCGATCGGCGCAGTGGGATGCATCTGGGGTGGCATTTCCGCCGATCGCGTGGGCCGGCCCCGCGTGGTGCGCGTGGCGATGGTTGTCAGCGGATGCTGCTGTGTTGCGAGCGCACTGATCTTCGGCGGCCCGCGGTGGCTCGTGTTGCTTGTCTGCCTTCTCTGGGGCGTCGCCGTGATCGCCGACTCGGCGCAGTTTTCGGCCATGGTCACCGAACATGCGCCGGCGCACGCGGTTGGCACGGCGCTCACCCTGCAGACCTCGCTCGGCTTTCTCCTGACGGCGGCGAGTATCCAGCTGGTGCCGGCGGTCGCCGGTGCGCTGGGATGGCGCTGGGCGCTGGTTGCGCTGTCGCTTGGTCCCGCCGCCGGTATCGCCAGCGTCCGCCGGTTGGGGCGCGCATAGCCATGTCGACCGCGAAGCACTCGGCCTAGAAGACCACCATCCCGATAATGGCGCCAAACATGATCACTGTAGTAATCGCTACTACAGTGAGTCCGAGCCGCGAGCTCGGCTGGCCCTGCATCAGCTCGCTGTCCGATGCCGCGATCAGGATGCCGAGGAGGAGGAACGGCGCCAGGATCCCGTTGATCACCGCGGTCCAGTACAACGCCTTGATCGGCGTCACGTTGGCAAAGTCGAACCCCGTTCCCGCGGCCACCGCGATCAGCACCACGGCGTAGAACGCCGGCGCGCCGCGGAAGTGTTCGTCGATCCCCTGCTGCCATCCGAACAGTTCGGCGAAGGCGTACGCCGCGGACCCGGCGAGCGTGGGAATCGCGAGTGCGCCGGTGCCGACCAGGCCGACGGTGTACAACACGGCGGCAAAGCGGCCGGCCAGCGGGCGCAGCGCTTCGGCCACATCCCGGCTGCTCTCCAGCTGCGTCAACCCGTGGACATGCAGCGTGAGCGCGGTGGTGAGGATGATGAAGAACATCGCGGCGTTCGAGAAGAACGTCCCGATCCCGACGTCGATCTTCCGCCGCGAAATCTCGTCGCCCGTCGCGTTGCGCCGCGCCACCAGCGAATGGCGGCCGAGCGCCTTCTCCTCCTCCACTTCCTGCGATGCCTGCCAGAAGAAGAGGTACGGCGAAATGGTGGTGCCGAGAATGGCGACGACGGTAGCCCACGGCGCATTCCCGCGCGGCATCGACGGGAGCAGTGTGTCGTGGAGGACCGCTCCCCAGTGTGGTCCGACCTTCAACGCCGCGATCACGTAGGCAAAGAGCACCAGTGCCAGCCACTTCAGCACATTGGCGACCATCGCGTAGCGCAACCGCACCGTCGCCCATCCGATGATGGCGCCGAAGACAATCACCCAGATGTGCGAGTCGACGTTGGACAACATCTCGGCCGCATCGGCCATCGCCGAGAGGTCGGCGCCGATGTTGGCCGTATTCGCGATCAACAGCGCGAGGCAGGCGACCGCAAGGACCATCCGGGGGAACTTGAGTCGCAGCGCGGCCATCAACCCTTCGCCGGTGACCATGCCGATCCGGGCGCACATCGCCTGCACCGCTGCCATCAATGGCCAGGTGAGCGGCGCCAGCCAGAGGAGCGACGTCCCGAACTGCGCGCCGGTGATCGAATACGTTGCGATCCCGGAGGGATCGTCATCGGCGGCGCCCGTGATCACCCCGGGCCCGAGCGCGCTCCAGAACTGGCGCACAAGGCGGATAGCCCGGCCTGGTTGCTTGGCGGCCGAGCGGGCGAGCGAACGTGCCGATGGCATGAAGCCAATAGTAGCAACGACTATGATTCGAGACATGCCCTCGACACCGTCGCTCTCCCCCGACGAACTCCTTCGCTACGCGCGCCACCTCACGCTCGCCGAAGTCGGCGTCGCGGGTCAGGAGAAGCTCAAGGGCGCGCGCGTCCTGCTCATCGGAGTGGGCGGACTCGGATCACCGGCGGCGCTCTATCTCGCGGCGGCCGGTGTCGGGACGCTCGGAATCGTGGACAGCGACATCGTCGATCCGTCGAACCTGCAGCGCCAGGTCCTGCACGACACGCACTCGATCGGGGAAGAGAAGACCGCATCGGCGCATCGCAAGCTCGACGCCCTCAACCCCAACGTGCACGTCGAACTCTTTGCCGAGCGAATCACCGCGGCGAACGCACGGGAGATCGTCCGGCAGTTCGACGTCGTGATTGACGGCAGCGACAATTTCCCGACACGCTACCTGGTGAACGATGCCTGCGTGCTGGAGCGGCGGCCGCTGGTGTATGGCAGCATCCTGCGCTTCGAAGGGCAGCTGTCGCTGTTCGTCACACCGGGCGGCCCGTGCTATCGCTGCCTCTTCTCCGAGCCGCCGCCCGCGGAGTTGGTCCCCAGCTGCGCCGACGCCGGTGTCCTCGGCGTACTTCCCGGAATCATCGGCACGCTGCAAGCGCTCGAGGCGATCAAATGGATCGTGGGGATCGGCCAATCTGCGCGCGGCCGGCTCCTGCTGTTCGACGCACTGGCGCTGTCGTTCCGTGAAATCGCCGTTCATCGTGATCCCGACTGCGCCGTCTGCGGTGATCATCCGACGGTCACAGCGCTGATCGATTACGAGGAGTTCTGCAACGTGGGGGAGATGCGGATGATCGATGATGCGGCCGAAATCGGCCCGGGAGAGCTGGCGCGTCGGATGAAGGAGCCGAATCCTCCGTTCGTCCTCGATGTGCGCGAGGAGTGGGAATTTGCACTGGCCCACCTCGAAGGAACCCGGCTGATTCCACTCGGCCTCCTTCCCGGCAGGCTCGCCGAGCTCCCGCGTGGCCGCGATCTGGTCACCCTTTGCCATCACGGCACCCGATCACTCCGGGCACGCGACCTGTTGATCCGCGCCGGCTTCGGCCGGGTGCAATCCCTCGAAGGCGGGATTGACGCCTGGGCCGTCCAAGTCGATCCGGCACTTCGGCGGTATTAGCGCGAGAATTGCGGGAGGGGAAAGTGCCGAAGGGGGGACTCGAACCCCCACGGGCTTGCGCCCACTGCGCCCTGAACGCAGCGCGTCTACCAGTTCCACCACTTCGGCGAGGGCGCAAACGTAGTGCTCGCAACGACCTGACGTCAAGCAGAGGGCCCCATCGACCGTTACTTTGAAGCACTATGCCGGGCCACGCAGAGCCAGCCCAACCACCGGTCCCGGGCGCGCGAGAAAGTATTGCGCGAAACCCCAAGGCGACCCACGACTTCCACATCCTCGACACACTGGAAGCCGGAATCGTGCTGACCGGAACCGAGGTCAAGTCGCTCCGTCGGCGGGGCGCCTCGATC includes:
- a CDS encoding dihydrolipoamide acetyltransferase family protein, whose translation is MARIDVIMPQMGESIAEGTMSKWLKKVGDAVKRDEPIFEISTDKVDAEIPAPNGGVLTEVLVTEGQTVAVGTIVGRIETEAGAAAAASAPATSAPAPAAPPAKAPEPAPARAATPVPAAKPAPAPAASSAPEPAAGTESAEDRLKRKSTPLVRKMVEEHHLDLGAIPGSGSAGRVTKQDVLSYLESGAPAPEPSRAADLAPAAMSTSSVAPAAPSAPVSVPASATVAAWEGDRVEPWSRIRKLTADHMVMSRRVSAHVNSLIEIDFTHVAQVRKRYRDVYAERGVNLTFLAFIAKAIAENLRKHPIVNAAVSGDNTIYRRDINLGIAVALDWGLIVPVVRHADELSLLGIARAVQDLAERARGKRLNPDDVQKGTFTITNPGGFGTYVGTPVINQPQVAILAVGAIEKRPSVVTLPDGSDTIGVRTKGMFCLAYDHRVVDGADADRFLADVRKTLHTFPEHQG
- the trxB gene encoding thioredoxin-disulfide reductase is translated as MTDPFAPPPDEIGTEFDVIIIGAGPAGLCAAMYSGRGMLRAVVLERGIPGGELLNTEKVEDYPGFVSILGPDLAEKMTVHAKEFGADIRMEEATSIVRRDDGIFEVTTMSGAVFTAPAVILTAGGTPNKLGVPGEAEYAGKGVSYCAVCDGAFFKGETIAVIGGGDAAVEEADYLTRYAAKVYIVHRREEFRAARVLQERAFFNPKIEVLWNRKVLEMLGDGRGLQRLTMEDTTSGEVSELPVTGAFVFIGFTPNSGLVKQHIEHDPAGYLITNDRMETSIPGLFAAGDLRVQLTRQVTTAVGDATTAAIAVEKFLAARKEVNPV
- a CDS encoding aspartate ammonia-lyase, with translation MTTRTEKDPLGEKQVPADALYGIQTLRAAENFPISGLPPLPAFVDAVVMIKRSAAETHRETGRLDAKYADAIIRAADEILAGQHREQFIVDPYQAGAGTSHNMNVNEVLANRANELLGAPRGKYSPIHPNDHVNMAQSTNDVIPTAMRLATLRTLPALLAAMEGLEHSFLAKGKEFDGVMKSGRTHLQDATPIRLGQEFTAYGHTVSRHRQKLSEASHWLRAMNIGGTAVGTGINAEKTYPGLMVKYLKALTGLELEESTDRIQLMQSMGDIATFSGAVRAFVLDLGKIADDIRLLASGPRTGLAEILLPAVQPGSSIMPGKVNPSIAEMVNQVCYQVIGLDTTVAMASKAGQLELNVMMPVITHNIVFALMILARAVETFDERCIRGIEADAAQCAYWLERSPALVTALAPKIGYAEAAKLAKEAIATGLTVKQLVVEKKILEGRELDEVLDLHAMTELGVPGGKGLPGGG
- a CDS encoding MFS transporter, with amino-acid sequence MTIGTQRWRQLALLAVAELLGMSVWFAGTAVAPALRVTLSLSASQSAWLTSAVQLGFVAGTLVAAVLNLSDIIPLRWYVAAAAVLAALANAALIPSHTFAVAVATRALTGMALAGVYPPAMKMAATWFRAERGLAIGAVVGALTMGKATPYLLEGGNHLPFRAVVLVPSVAALVAALLIARWYRDGPHAFPARPFSWGLIGEVARQPILREVTGGYLGHMWELYAFWAWIPAYLAASFAAAGGSRDVGAWAYCCVAIGAVGCIWGGISADRVGRPRVVRVAMVVSGCCCVASALIFGGPRWLVLLVCLLWGVAVIADSAQFSAMVTEHAPAHAVGTALTLQTSLGFLLTAASIQLVPAVAGALGWRWALVALSLGPAAGIASVRRLGRA
- a CDS encoding alpha-ketoacid dehydrogenase subunit beta, whose protein sequence is MAEITFVEAIREGLLEEMERDPNVFCLGEDIGRYGGAFKATDGLLDRFGEGRVIDAPISEAAIVGAAAGAAHYGMRPVCEMQFIDFISCAYDMLTNYVATARYRAMLPCPIVVRGPSGGYVRGGPFHSQNPEAAFLHTPGLKIAYPSTAEDAKGMLKAAIRDDDPVLFFEHKYLYRRIKGTMPSGDHVVPLGKARVAREGRDLSIITYAATVWKALEAAEELERSDGLSVEVIDLRSLLPLDDDAIVATVRKTNRVLVVHEDTVTGGIAGEITARINELCFEWLDAPVRRVAAHDVPLPYAPPLEDFVLPQTSDIVRASRWLAAY
- the moeB gene encoding molybdopterin-synthase adenylyltransferase MoeB; the protein is MPSTPSLSPDELLRYARHLTLAEVGVAGQEKLKGARVLLIGVGGLGSPAALYLAAAGVGTLGIVDSDIVDPSNLQRQVLHDTHSIGEEKTASAHRKLDALNPNVHVELFAERITAANAREIVRQFDVVIDGSDNFPTRYLVNDACVLERRPLVYGSILRFEGQLSLFVTPGGPCYRCLFSEPPPAELVPSCADAGVLGVLPGIIGTLQALEAIKWIVGIGQSARGRLLLFDALALSFREIAVHRDPDCAVCGDHPTVTALIDYEEFCNVGEMRMIDDAAEIGPGELARRMKEPNPPFVLDVREEWEFALAHLEGTRLIPLGLLPGRLAELPRGRDLVTLCHHGTRSLRARDLLIRAGFGRVQSLEGGIDAWAVQVDPALRRY
- a CDS encoding divalent metal cation transporter; the encoded protein is MPSARSLARSAAKQPGRAIRLVRQFWSALGPGVITGAADDDPSGIATYSITGAQFGTSLLWLAPLTWPLMAAVQAMCARIGMVTGEGLMAALRLKFPRMVLAVACLALLIANTANIGADLSAMADAAEMLSNVDSHIWVIVFGAIIGWATVRLRYAMVANVLKWLALVLFAYVIAALKVGPHWGAVLHDTLLPSMPRGNAPWATVVAILGTTISPYLFFWQASQEVEEEKALGRHSLVARRNATGDEISRRKIDVGIGTFFSNAAMFFIILTTALTLHVHGLTQLESSRDVAEALRPLAGRFAAVLYTVGLVGTGALAIPTLAGSAAYAFAELFGWQQGIDEHFRGAPAFYAVVLIAVAAGTGFDFANVTPIKALYWTAVINGILAPFLLLGILIAASDSELMQGQPSSRLGLTVVAITTVIMFGAIIGMVVF
- a CDS encoding SDR family oxidoreductase, with amino-acid sequence MELDGRVALVTGGAVRLGRAFAEALAGRGMRVAVHYGSSSREADEVVAALRSRGADAAAFGADLRDVSAALKLVDDVVQHFGQLDLLLNSAAVMERIGVADTSAEQWDDVLNLNLRAPFFLAQRAAPHLAKTHGTIINMADLGGLEPWPGYAAHSISKAGVVMLTKVLATALAPDVRVNALAPGTVMVPDDFDKAKRDFLSATTPMQRLGTPEDAVQAMLFLAERADFITGEILVVDGGRVLRR
- a CDS encoding PHP domain-containing protein; the protein is MIDLHCHSTASDGLLSPADVVAAAAAAGLMAVALTDHDTLAGLPEARVTAARLGVELIGGCEFSVGVTWGEMHLLAYFLEPGTVAVEAALADARADRSRRASAMVTQLSRLGVPLTLDDVRTEANGGAMGRPHVARALHRRGHVPSVQAAFDRYIGRGRPAFVEKELPAFSAIAELVHRCGGIVSAAHLKGYGTRNNLERLKHEGLDAVETRHPSHHGDTLATITEAALSLDLARTGGSDWHGETDPSGTHATLGSQHVPDEWLVALRARAAARAGNG